The following are from one region of the Acomys russatus chromosome 32, mAcoRus1.1, whole genome shotgun sequence genome:
- the Ccr8 gene encoding C-C chemokine receptor type 8, protein MDYTLEPNVTNTDYYPDAFTIPCDTELLLRGSTLHLAILYCILLVLGLLGNSLVILVLVACKKLRSITDIYLLNLAMADLLFVFSFPFQTYYLLDQWVFGTAVCKVVSGFYYLGFFSSMFFITLMSVDRYLAIVHAVSAIKVRTARVGTALSLAVWLIAITATIPLMVFYQVSLEDGVLQCFPFFDEQSLRWKLSAHFEINILGLLLPFSVLLFCYTRILHQLRGCLNHNRTRAIKLVLIVVIASLLFWVPFNVVLFLTSLHDMHILNGCATKQRLALATYVTEAISFTHCCVNPVIYALIGEKFKKHLADIFQKSCSHIFLYIGRKVPVGVWEGPPSSQQRSSQSSTLDYIL, encoded by the coding sequence ATGGATTACACCCTGGAGCCCAACGTCACGAACACTGACTACTACCCGGATGCCTTTACCATCCCCTGTGACACAGAGCTCCTTCTCAGAGGCAGCACGCTGCACCTGGCCATCTTGTACTGCATCTTGCTTGTGCTGGGCCTTCTGGGAAACAGCCTGGTCATCTTGGTCCTCGTGGCCTGCAAGAAACTGAGGAGCATTACGGACATCTACCTCCTGAACCTGGCCATGGCTGACCTGCTCTTCGTCTTCTCGTTCCCCTTCCAGACGTACTACCTGCTGGACCAGTGGGTGTTTGGGACCGCAGTGTGTAAGGTGGTCTCGGGCTTTTATTACCTTGGCTTTTTCAGCAGTATGTTCTTCATAACCCTCATGAGTGTGGACAGGTACCTGGCTATCGTCCATGCTGTCTCCGCCATCAAAGTGAGGACGGCCAGAGTGGGCACAGCCCTGAGCCTGGCAGTGTGGCTGATCGCCATCACGGCCACCATCCCGTTAATGGTGTTTTATCAAGTGTCCTTAGAGGATGGCGTTCTCCAGTGCTTCCCGTTTTTCGACGAGCAGTCTCTGAGGTGGAAGCTCTCTGCCCACTTTGAGATAAACATCCTGGGTCTGCTGCTCCCCTTTAGCGTCCTCCTGTTCTGCTACACCAGAATCCTGCACCAGCTGCGGGGCTGCCTGAACCACAACAGGACCAGAGCCATCAAGCTGGTGCTAATTGTAGTCATTGCGTCTTTACTCTTCTGGGTCCCGTTCAACGTGGTCCTCTTCCTCACGTCCCTGCATGACATGCACATCTTGAATGGGTGTGCCACAAAGCAGAGGCTGGCCCTGGCCACATACGTCACAGAAGCCATCTCTTTTACACACTGCTGCGTGAACCCGGTCATCTATGCTCTCATTGGAGAGAAGTTCAAGAAACACCTTGCGGACATATTTCAAAAGAGTTGTAGCCACATCTTCCTCTACATCGGGAGAAAAGTGCCCGTGGGGGTGTGGGAAGGGCCGCCGTCCTCGCAGCAGCGTTCCTCCCAATCTTCGACCCTGGACTACATCTTGTAA